A single region of the Mycobacteriales bacterium genome encodes:
- a CDS encoding CapA family protein, giving the protein MRRRGGGPAWVAIVLFAAGCSGGSAAAPSPVPTTTAPPSTAAPSQSAAPSRTAVPSEQTAVTIGWSGDAVPASVDSGLPPDPARLLAGVTPLTRAPDVMIGNLEGTLTDHAGDSKCRPGRTDCVAFRAPPAYASLFARAGYDVLSLANNHAHDHGEAGLAQTRQVVRAAGMATTGGPAEVAVRTVRGVRVAVVGFAPYGWAAPLNDPAAERALVARAAAQADIVVVVFHGGAEGSGALHVPTGRETAFGEDRGDLRAFARIAVAAGADAVLGAGPHVVRGAEVVGGRPVAYSAGNLVGYRALSTAGVTATTAILQLTIRADGSWAGGVLHATHQVPPGYAETDPARTAIALVARLSREDFGRTAVRIDPNGSLRPPA; this is encoded by the coding sequence GTGAGACGCCGCGGGGGTGGTCCGGCCTGGGTCGCGATCGTGCTGTTCGCGGCCGGGTGTTCCGGCGGGTCGGCGGCGGCGCCGAGCCCGGTCCCGACCACCACGGCCCCGCCCTCGACTGCCGCGCCCTCGCAGTCCGCCGCGCCGTCGCGGACGGCCGTGCCGTCGGAGCAGACGGCGGTGACGATCGGCTGGTCCGGCGACGCCGTCCCGGCCAGCGTCGACTCCGGCCTGCCGCCCGATCCGGCCCGGCTGCTGGCCGGCGTGACCCCGCTGACCCGCGCGCCGGACGTCATGATCGGCAACCTCGAGGGCACGCTGACCGACCACGCCGGCGACTCGAAGTGCCGGCCCGGCCGGACCGACTGCGTCGCCTTCCGGGCCCCGCCGGCGTACGCGTCGCTGTTCGCCCGGGCCGGCTACGACGTGCTCAGCCTGGCCAACAACCACGCCCACGACCACGGCGAGGCCGGGCTGGCGCAGACCCGGCAGGTGGTGCGGGCGGCCGGGATGGCGACCACCGGCGGCCCGGCCGAGGTCGCGGTCCGGACCGTACGCGGCGTCCGGGTGGCCGTCGTCGGCTTCGCCCCGTACGGGTGGGCCGCCCCGCTGAACGACCCCGCCGCGGAACGGGCGCTCGTGGCCCGGGCCGCGGCGCAGGCCGACATCGTCGTGGTGGTCTTCCACGGCGGGGCCGAGGGCTCCGGCGCGCTGCACGTGCCGACCGGCCGGGAGACCGCGTTCGGCGAGGACCGCGGCGACCTGCGGGCGTTCGCCCGGATCGCGGTCGCGGCCGGGGCGGACGCGGTCCTCGGCGCCGGGCCGCACGTGGTCCGCGGGGCCGAGGTGGTCGGCGGCCGCCCGGTCGCGTACTCGGCCGGCAACCTGGTCGGCTACCGCGCGCTGTCCACGGCCGGCGTCACCGCCACCACCGCGATCCTGCAGCTCACGATCCGGGCCGACGGCAGCTGGGCCGGCGGCGTCCTGCACGCCACCCACCAGGTCCCACCCGGGTACGCCGAGACCGACCCGGCCCGCACCGCGATCGCCCTCGTCGCCCGCCTGTCCCGCGAGGACTTCGGCCGCACCGCGGTGCGCATCGACCCGAACGGATCCCTCCGCCCACCCGCTTGA
- the rplJ gene encoding 50S ribosomal protein L10 has translation MANQEKTAAVAEITERFQDSSAAVLTEYRGLTMAQMTQLRRSLGSDTTYAVVKNTLTKRAAAEAGFPVTDELLTGPTAIAFIKGDPVEAAKGLRDFSRTNPLLVIKGGVLDGKSLTPAEVRQLADVEPREVLLAKLAGAMNGSLSKAAALFQAPLSQVARLAAALQEKKGADETEAPAPDTAVSATE, from the coding sequence GTGGCGAACCAGGAGAAGACCGCGGCGGTCGCAGAGATCACCGAGCGGTTCCAGGACTCGTCGGCGGCGGTGCTCACCGAATACCGCGGGCTCACGATGGCGCAGATGACGCAGCTGCGCCGCTCGCTCGGCAGTGACACGACGTACGCGGTCGTGAAGAACACGCTGACCAAGCGGGCCGCGGCCGAGGCCGGGTTCCCGGTCACGGACGAGCTGCTCACCGGCCCGACCGCGATCGCCTTCATCAAGGGTGACCCGGTCGAGGCGGCCAAGGGCCTGCGCGACTTCTCGCGCACGAACCCGCTGCTCGTCATCAAGGGCGGTGTGCTCGACGGCAAGTCGCTCACCCCGGCCGAGGTGCGGCAGCTGGCCGACGTCGAGCCGCGCGAGGTGCTGCTGGCCAAGCTGGCCGGCGCCATGAACGGCTCGCTGTCCAAGGCGGCCGCCCTGTTCCAGGCCCCGCTGTCGCAGGTCGCGCGGCTCGCCGCCGCCCTGCAGGAGAAGAAGGGTGCCGACGAGACCGAGGCACCCGCCCCCGACACCGCCGTCTCGGCGACCGAGTAA
- the rplL gene encoding 50S ribosomal protein L7/L12, with protein sequence MAKMSTDDLLDAFKEMTLLELSEFVSQFEETFGVTAAAPVMAGPVGGGGATADAPVVEEQEEFDVILEAAGEKKIQVIKEVRALTSLGLKEAKDLVDGAPKPVVEKANKETAEKAKAQLEGAGATVTLK encoded by the coding sequence ATGGCGAAGATGAGCACTGACGACCTGCTCGACGCGTTCAAGGAGATGACGCTGCTCGAGCTGTCCGAGTTCGTGTCGCAGTTCGAGGAGACCTTCGGCGTCACCGCGGCCGCCCCGGTCATGGCCGGCCCGGTCGGTGGCGGCGGCGCGACCGCCGACGCTCCGGTGGTCGAGGAGCAGGAGGAGTTCGACGTCATCCTCGAGGCCGCGGGTGAGAAGAAGATCCAGGTCATCAAGGAGGTGCGCGCGCTGACCAGCCTGGGCCTGAAGGAGGCCAAGGACCTGGTCGACGGTGCGCCGAAGCCGGTGGTCGAGAAGGCCAACAAGGAGACCGCCGAGAAGGCGAAGGCTCAGCTCGAGGGCGCGGGCGCGACCGTCACGCTCAAGTAG